The region GGCGCCACGCTGCTGAGGGGCTTGCGGGGCGGCACGGCGAGGTTGGTGACCTGCACCAGGAGCGGCTTGGCAGCATTGGACACGGCCAGGGCCACCGACTTGCTGATGGCACCGAGGGGCATGCTGTGCACCGTCAActgctgctggttgctgcGCTCCGAGAGCGTCTCGCTCGTCACCGCGATCTcgttcttcttctgctgctgctgctgctggtgctgctggtgtccCGTGTCCCCCTGGGTGTCCTTGGTGGCCTGCTGGTTGAGTTTGTTGATCAGCGCCGAGGCGGAGCTGGTGCTTCCACTGCTGGAGATGCTCTTCGGTATTTTGCTGGCATTCGCTGGGGCAGGAGGGGCTTCTGGGGTggctgtggatgctgctgcttcggcCGCAGCTTGTGCTTGCGCctgagcagctgcagcggcggcggcggcagcggctgccgcTTCCCTGTCCCGCTTTTTGGGACCCACCTCCGCATAGATGTGCGTGGTGCTGTCCATGGCCTCCGTTTGGGCCTGCTTCCGCAGCTCTGCCCCCGTCTTGGCCTGAACCGTGACTGGGGCTGGCGCTGCAGTCAGCAGCTTCTTGGCCAGCTTCGACTCATCGCTCtcgctgctggagctggcgccAGCCACGGACACTGCCACGGGCACTGCcacgggcactggcactggcacggAACCCCCAAAGAACCCCCCACCGGTGCCCTGGCCCATTTTCATCTTCATGTGGGTGAGGTCCTGGATGAGCTGGTTCTGCTGGTTGGTGTTGGCCGTGGCCGCTGCGTGCTTCAGCATACTGCCGCCGCTCAGATAGCTGGCGGTGCTCGTGATGGTGGACTTCTGGGGCGTGTGGATGAAGGGCTCGACGGCGGCCACATTGCCGCGGGCTCggccagcggcggcagcggccgcggcagcagccagcTGATTGACCtgcttctgcagcagctgctgcttgagGGCTGCTACTCCGCCGTGCTTGACGGACAGGCTCGCAACGGGCCCAGGGGCATGATTCGGCTGCTggtgtttctgctgctgtggatgctgctgcttctgctgttgctgttgctgctgctgctgttgctgttgctgctgctgttgttgctgttgcaactgttgatgctgctgctgatgctgttgcagatgctgttgctgctggtgatggGTGTTCGCCTGCTTTTTGCGCTGGAGGCGCGTCTGCAGCTCGTAGATTCGCTGATCCACGGACCGCAGCTCCGCCTGGCGCTGCTGCAGGGCCTCGCGTTGCATGTGCAGCCGGGCGTCCTGTTGCAGGGACAACTGATTGCGATACTGCGGAAAAAGAGCAGCGAAATGAGTTCCGTTTCGGGTCGAATCTCATCCAATACTCACCatcagctccctgcgtagttTCTCCAGCTCGCGGGATGCCTGCGGGGGCAGGGCCTGTCCGACGCCATTGCCCGTCGTGGCCGCCAGCAGATTCACCGGACAGCGGCGGTCCCGCCtcagctcctccagctgccgCGTCAGGGCCTCCACTTTGGCCACGGCCAGGCTCagttccttctccttctcgctGAACAGGGCCCGAATCGAGTCCAGGTCGTTGCCTGAATGGAAAGCCGTAAACGTTTTGGGGCTGTTAAAGGACGCTCCTCTCGAATCAACGTATCAACGTTCCCCCTGCTAATCCTTAACTATTTTATAATCGCTTGCCGCCGCCTGTTATCCTTTTGGGGCCTCTGTTCGCTGTCTAAACTAATTAGAGCCACAACTGGGCGAAACCTCATTAACATAGTGCCCATGTGTGCCgctgtgtgtgcctctgtgtgtgcctctgtgagtgcctctgtgtgtgcctctttgtgtggtgtgtgcttgTGGGCTCATGCCAATGCCAACATCTTCTTGGCCATGCTCAAGAGGCGTTGCTGTGCGGCCCTGCCGCTCCCACTGGCAATCATAAAGGACAACAAAGTggcacacatacataaattaaatgccgcacacacacgcgaCCCAGGACAGAGTGAatcggagtggagtggtggagTGGCACCTACTGGAAGGGTGAAAGACGGTGCATGCCGCCACTCAACACGGTCTGAACACATGTTAGTGCTGTTGCCCCCTGGCTTTCGAATGATATTCGATGGATTACTCACTGAGGGTCACGTTGTAGGTCTTCTGCAAGTCCACTTGGCCCCGCAGCGCGCGTAGGCGCCGCAGCTTGGACTCCTGCGCCTCCACGCGCTCCCTCAGGCGTCGCAGGCGCTCCCCCTCGGCACTGGCGACGGCACTGCGCACCTCCTGGGACTTGAGGAAGCGCAGCCGCTGCTCCTtggtggccagcagctggtgctggctgtcgatttgctgctgctgtctcaaGGCCATCGCCCTCAGTTCGGCTGACGTCAGCCTGCTGGGCACCTGGAATCAAAGAGATCATAGATTAAAGATCACCATTAAAGGCACCATGTGGGGCatgtggggcatgtggcatggggcaaaTGAAATTCACACAATTTATAATCGAGCGGCCGCAAAAGTAAAACCAAAACTGAATGTTGTCAACGCCCTTGTAGGCCATAAATCAAGTTATGCTTTAAGCTAATTTTCGGCTTTTTATTGGATTTGGGCCACCACTCTAGACCCTAGTCCTTTGGTCCTTTGGTCCTTGGCGAATACTCACGTTCACGTTGGCTTTCATTTTGGGCTCGCTGGTCACCACCCGCGTGGGGCTGGGGGCGCCGCTCCTGCCCGTCGGCCTTGGGCCGGGCATCAGGGAGACGGGCGGCATCTTAGGCAGATTCCCGGACACGGGCCGACACACGCAGGTCAGCATTCTTGATGGCTTTTCTGTCTTGATTTTCACTTCTCTGAATTTgatttattgcaatttttcgTTGCGATTTTTCCCCGGTTTATATTACAGTTTTTACTTTcgtttctttcgtttctttcGCTTCTTTCGCTTCTGGCTTTTACTTGGAAATTGCATTCACAGCAGTCCTTGACTGCACGGCAGggggccaacaaaaaaaagggaacgTGTATGGGTGTTGGTGTTTCATTTATTGTTCAAGTAAATTTATAACGATGGGGTGGACCCACTTGTACGGCCCCAAACCCCTCGCGTAGGGCCTTGCTTGGCGCCCATCGTCGTACACGTTAATGGATTTTCAATTCAGTGCCTGATTGAAAGCATACTTTGTACGGCGTACACTGTACGTATGTACGGCACTGTGTTTACAGAGCCACCAGtgtgttgtcgttgttggGTTGTCATTGGCAACAGGGGCAGACCCGTGCCCACCCGTGCCGTGTCCCAAACAGCCGTGACAATAACAGTGCTCGACATGCAATGCATAGacggggaggaggaggagtagcagGGGGCTGGGAGGGACACCCCAACCCCCCAGTTAAAGTCATAGTTTGCGTGTGCTTAATCGCTGGCACTTGCCATTACATAAACCACtcgagagagcagagagagagtgccagAAGCCATGGACGACTGGCCCAGAGATCTCTAGCAGTGCCGCTAAAGCAGACAATAAAGCGCCAGGATGAGTGCTAGCTCCGGCCATGGCCATGACGAGGTCCTTGTCCATGTCCCTCTACGAGTGTCCCACTGTTCGACTGTTCGACTGTTCGACTGTACGTGTAGCATCTGTCCACTTCCATGACCAACAACTCGTTTCGATGGCCACGGAGTACGGAGTACAATTGGCTTTCGGACGCCCCGTCATCAACGTCCACTGTtgatgatggcgatgatgGGGATAATGCGCAGGGGAAGGGGCGTTGGGGGTGAAGCCTGCCATGGATTGCCTTGGACAAAGGACATACAATTTTTAAGCTCAAAAGCTGATCAGGGATACAGAGGCGGAGAAAGACTAATGCTCTCTCGCCcgcccccctcctccccccatCACCCTCTGCCACTTTGGAATTTATTGCCCCATTTTGTGCTTCGCGTTGCACCAAAGATGCCCCCAAATGTATCCCAAAGATGCATCCGATGGCAGATCCAACAGCCTGCAGAGTCGGATCCATTCTCCCAAACTTGGCGACTTCATTTGTGAGATATACTGGAAGTAGAATCCCTTGGGAGCCTCCAAGTCAAGGCTTCGGCATAAAACTTATTTATGAACTCCCCAACTTTCGGCAAAAGTTGCTCTATTTTccagcatcgcatcgcatcgcatagTTGGTCCTTCGTTAATGAATTAATCCACTTGCCGCTAACGATGCCATCTGTGGAAATATTTGCTCAAAAAAAAGTTAACTTTCCAGAACgcaggggggggggtgggaaggggggggaAGAGAAACTTGTCGAATGTGCATTGGGACCACAGAATGCCGAAAACCAAAGGAGGAgcctgctggtgctggcgccATGTATGTATCCATCCAGGACGAAGGACGAGGAGGACAACATTTTCAGGGAATATTTTCCAATTAACAAAGTTTGTCATAATAACTCGCCAGCGATGGAATCTTCAGCATGTAGCAGCAGCAATGTGGCTCAGCTCCCGCTCCCACTCTCCTCCCACCGAAACCAAGCAGCCCCCCTCCATGCCCCCTCTATACCCTTTCTATTTAGATTTTTCCAGCCATTTGTGGAGCTGCCAGGGAGCtaagcagcagctccagcaggaCCACGACCTTCTATTGGAATTTCAAGCATTTTCGCTGGCgcaacaaaggaaaaaaatggGGGTAAATGGGGAGGGGGTAAAAGAGGCAAGCTGAGTGGCAAGAACGAAACTATTTATGTTGCAGAAGAGTGCTGCTGCCAGGGGGTGCCGGCAGGGGGTGCGGGGGTGCTACGTGGTAGGTGGCAGCCAATATAATTGTACATTGAAAGATATCCGGGGGAGGCGTGGCGCGTTTCCATTGTACTGCGAAGATTTCTGTTGcttcctgcctcctgcctcctgcctcctgcctcctgcccctgcccctggtgTTGTGGCGGAGCAACAAGCGTATTATTGATTTTAGCCTTTTTTTTGTACTGCTTGTCGAGGGGCGGCAGTGGCACTCGTCCTGCGGACAACGGACATTGCGTGCGGGCACGTTTATTGCTAATTTTTTCttcgtctttttttttctgttttgctttGTTCCACTTTGTCGGTGGCGCCTCCTTCCGCTCCTTCCACTCCTTCCGCTCCTGCTCTGGCTTTTTcctcctctccctcccccgCTTTGTAGCTGCTTTTTTCGTCGCCATGGCCCTTGGACTTTGGTCCTTTGGCCGTGTCCTTGCTGCACATTTTCAAATCGATTACAAACAGGATATGCACTGCGGAAGCCCGTTTGATggcagtggctgccacacacaacGATTAGAAAGGGAGGCCCCAtccgtcccccccccccccccccccccccccgacCCATCCGTCCACTCGCCGTCATGGCCACACATCCTGTTTCTGATCCTGTCACGGATTGGATTGCCCTGcgccgccatcgccatcaccgtcgccatcgccatcgccttttgtggccattttgtattttaattaattcctGAAAGTTTTGCCTACGAGAATGTCCGCAACTTTGGCAATTTGTGTGCAGCGATGAGAGACGAGGGGGAGAGCACAGGATGCTGGCGACAACGGTACAAGGACACACCTGCAgtcccccccacacacacacacacacacatgtacgcGCCTGATGGTAAGTGCGACAAGGATCcttctgcttttgctggcCAAAAATCAAGCCCCACTTTCGTGATACAGTTACTGGAGCAGACATTAGTGGCACTCTCTGCGGGTcctgccacaccacaccacacagcacaccacacagcacacagcaggACGACTGCCTCCGTCAAACGGCTTGTTCCAAGTGGTTTCAGTTGCGAGTGGCTTTTGGTTctgcaaaaacttttgcaccaCTCATGTCcggacagcggcagcggcaggaggaCGCGGAGGTGCTGTGGCcaagggccagggccagggtcTCGTCTCCACAACAAAATGCGGCTCAAGTCGTCGCTCACGCGAGGCTCCACTCTTCTCACTCTGGTGGCGCCTCCGCTGATTTGCgggcggtggggggtggggaaatATTTTGACGTTCTGCTGATGTCCGGCAGAATGATGTCTGTGTGTCCGGATACTGCGGCGgtctgccgctgtcgctgcctctgccgctgcctctgctgctgcctctgctgctgcggttgcgGTTCCCTGACTTTCGGTTCGTTTTTGGGTCTTTGGTTTCCGGGCAGGACGCGGGGATGGGGAGCGGGGGAGCAGCCTCACGCACTGTAATACCCATTGACCCTCATtgagaaagagagcaaaagCTAGGGGGAGAGCGACAGCGAGGGAGTGCCAGCGTCCGTGTCGAGTCTGCCGTTTGGTGGCAAATGCTTAACACTCAACAAAGTTGAGAGTTGAAGCAATTTTCCGCAAGAGTAATTAAAGCAGACGGCGCGGGGGAACACCAGGACACCCCTCGCCCCCCCCTCTGACCTGCTTCAAATGACCGAAAGCTACGTAATCCGCAGAGGAGAAAAAAAACGCGTACATTCAAGGTCAGGCAATTGAATACGAAATCGATAGGGGTATTCGAGCAGAGGATGCTCTTCAAGGCGGAAAGCAGAAGGACCAGAAGGCAGGAGCACAGGAGGACCTTCGAAAGGAGGCACAATTGAAGGAATGGCCTcggataataataataaataaatttagaaatataaatacaattaaataCTACAATTTCCTATGCAGAAACCGAGAATAtccaatcaaatatttatacactCCCCCTTCTGCTCCCCTCTCGGCGTTTCCTGTCCCTAAAGCTGTtgcaaaatgcacaaaaaaattccaaaaaaggGGGCTGAAAATTGCAATGGTCTTTGGGGTGAAGCATAAATTACTCGCGCACTTCTGGGCTGCCCCTTGGGCTGCCCCCTGCTCTCCGGCGGCATGAAATATTCAACTTTTCATTGGATTGCCGCGATGCCTAATAAATACAATCAGCTTATTGGCATTGAGAGTAATTTGCGTTTATTAAGTGTGGCACTGGAAAAAATGCCACTCAAAAAGGCGGCAGACagctacgtgtgtgtgtgtgtgtgtgtgtgtgtgtggcaaggtgGGTGTCGGGGAGTGGGGCCGATTGGGGCTAAATGGAGTGTTCTATTAATTCGGTTAATTGGAGATTGTCGCGTTTAATGGACCTCACtgtttggcaaatttaattgcatttgcaaattgaattttaaactTCAATTCCTCCGCCCCCCTCCGCCACCCTCCGCCCCACCCTGCTCAATAATAGTCGATGAGAAAATcatgcaataaataaataaaaagccaAATTGAAACATCAAATTTACACGCATGCCGGGCTCTCCGCTTTTTTATGGAATTGATTTAATGCAggcataaaaaaaaagcagacgcagacgccgggccaacaagaaaaacaaacacaataaaGGAATaacagaa is a window of Drosophila pseudoobscura strain MV-25-SWS-2005 chromosome 3, UCI_Dpse_MV25, whole genome shotgun sequence DNA encoding:
- the ASPP gene encoding apoptosis-stimulating of p53 protein 2 isoform X2 — encoded protein: MLTCVCRPVSGNLPKMPPVSLMPGPRPTGRSGAPSPTRVVTSEPKMKVPSRLTSAELRAMALRQQQQIDSQHQLLATKEQRLRFLKSQEVRSAVASAEGERLRRLRERVEAQESKLRRLRALRGQVDLQKTYNVTLSNDLDSIRALFSEKEKELSLAVAKVEALTRQLEELRRDRRCPVNLLAATTGNGVGQALPPQASRELEKLRRELMYRNQLSLQQDARLHMQREALQQRQAELRSVDQRIYELQTRLQRKKQANTHHQQQQHLQQHQQQHQQLQQQQQQQQQQQQQQQQQQQKQQHPQQQKHQQPNHAPGPVASLSVKHGGVAALKQQLLQKQVNQLAAAAAAAAAGRARGNVAAVEPFIHTPQKSTITSTASYLSGGSMLKHAAATANTNQQNQLIQDLTHMKMKMGQGTGGGFFGGSVPVPVPVAVPVAVSVAGASSSSESDESKLAKKLLTAAPAPVTVQAKTGAELRKQAQTEAMDSTTHIYAEVGPKKRDREAAAAAAAAAAAAQAQAQAAAEAAASTATPEAPPAPANASKIPKSISSSGSTSSASALINKLNQQATKDTQGDTGHQQHQQQQQQKKNEIAVTSETLSERSNQQQLTVHSMPLGAISKSVALAVSNAAKPLLVQVTNLAVPPRKPLSSVAPTSVSGSSSSGTGSGSGSSIPKMITYSPKVNRVAPNVVLADPRPALPPKPSKMSPTEQSSSSPAEASSSSTAAPPPTMAKSQGHGQGQGQAPAHQAPQVQATFGLQSLNINDNLPIKAKPLTIRKQPLFEQPRLKSSQTAAGSSAGQPKQPLQQQHQQLQSQRKSEPARPPPEAAKSSPDPSPPHSPSSESSVDEPDRVAPTKEEQETPVATPPTATTSNIKERTGGKPKLGRRVSFDPLALLLDASLEGELELVKKTAMQVANPSAANDEGITALHNAICAGHFDIVKFLVEFGCDVNAQDSDGWTPLHCAASCNNLSMVKFLVESGACLFASTLSDHETPAEKCEEDEEGFDGCSEYLYSIQEKLGILHNGDVYAVFSYEAQNGDELSFRVNEPLIVLRKGDDAENEWWWARNASGEEGYVPRNLLGLYPRVPPQSPHYGD
- the ASPP gene encoding apoptosis-stimulating of p53 protein 2 isoform X1, producing MKEPTNTLDEIVPSRLTSAELRAMALRQQQQIDSQHQLLATKEQRLRFLKSQEVRSAVASAEGERLRRLRERVEAQESKLRRLRALRGQVDLQKTYNVTLSNDLDSIRALFSEKEKELSLAVAKVEALTRQLEELRRDRRCPVNLLAATTGNGVGQALPPQASRELEKLRRELMYRNQLSLQQDARLHMQREALQQRQAELRSVDQRIYELQTRLQRKKQANTHHQQQQHLQQHQQQHQQLQQQQQQQQQQQQQQQQQQQKQQHPQQQKHQQPNHAPGPVASLSVKHGGVAALKQQLLQKQVNQLAAAAAAAAAGRARGNVAAVEPFIHTPQKSTITSTASYLSGGSMLKHAAATANTNQQNQLIQDLTHMKMKMGQGTGGGFFGGSVPVPVPVAVPVAVSVAGASSSSESDESKLAKKLLTAAPAPVTVQAKTGAELRKQAQTEAMDSTTHIYAEVGPKKRDREAAAAAAAAAAAAQAQAQAAAEAAASTATPEAPPAPANASKIPKSISSSGSTSSASALINKLNQQATKDTQGDTGHQQHQQQQQQKKNEIAVTSETLSERSNQQQLTVHSMPLGAISKSVALAVSNAAKPLLVQVTNLAVPPRKPLSSVAPTSVSGSSSSGTGSGSGSSIPKMITYSPKVNRVAPNVVLADPRPALPPKPSKMSPTEQSSSSPAEASSSSTAAPPPTMAKSQGHGQGQGQAPAHQAPQVQATFGLQSLNINDNLPIKAKPLTIRKQPLFEQPRLKSSQTAAGSSAGQPKQPLQQQHQQLQSQRKSEPARPPPEAAKSSPDPSPPHSPSSESSVDEPDRVAPTKEEQETPVATPPTATTSNIKERTGGKPKLGRRVSFDPLALLLDASLEGELELVKKTAMQVANPSAANDEGITALHNAICAGHFDIVKFLVEFGCDVNAQDSDGWTPLHCAASCNNLSMVKFLVESGACLFASTLSDHETPAEKCEEDEEGFDGCSEYLYSIQEKLGILHNGDVYAVFSYEAQNGDELSFRVNEPLIVLRKGDDAENEWWWARNASGEEGYVPRNLLGLYPRVPPQSPHYGD